A section of the Leptotrichia sp. HSP-342 genome encodes:
- the lpxK gene encoding tetraacyldisaccharide 4'-kinase translates to MKLLSIIYGFIVFLRNKLYDLNIFKEKKVDGVEIVCIGNIVAGGTGKTPAVQYFVQKYLEKNKKVGILSRGYKGKRETDLLLVRDEKKIYATSKESGDEAYLHALNFQIPVVVCKNRYEGATFLKEKCGVEIIIMDDGFQHRKLKKNKNIILIDATNPFGMDDYLPKGRLRESLDALKRADEIIITKSNYVSVEEIAKIKERLAKYQKSISVATFEESYFYKLNFENGKKFGKINNGNKMENKKFPLEIIKNKNVLIFSSIANPAVFYQTIKKLNPSNIDEIKFTDHHVYTNEEILEIKEKTKNYDYVLTTEKDIVKIDENIENLIILKMEFKIVEK, encoded by the coding sequence ATGAAATTATTGTCGATTATATATGGATTTATTGTCTTTTTACGAAACAAACTTTATGATTTGAATATTTTTAAAGAAAAAAAGGTTGATGGAGTGGAAATAGTTTGCATTGGAAATATTGTGGCAGGAGGGACTGGGAAAACACCAGCTGTGCAGTATTTTGTGCAAAAATATTTAGAAAAAAATAAAAAAGTTGGAATTCTGAGTCGAGGCTACAAGGGAAAACGGGAAACTGATTTACTGCTTGTACGAGATGAAAAAAAGATTTATGCTACTTCAAAGGAATCAGGGGATGAAGCCTATTTGCATGCCTTAAATTTTCAAATTCCTGTCGTAGTCTGTAAAAATCGTTATGAAGGTGCAACTTTTTTAAAAGAAAAATGTGGTGTGGAAATAATTATTATGGATGATGGTTTCCAACATAGAAAATTGAAAAAAAATAAAAATATAATTCTAATTGATGCAACAAATCCTTTTGGAATGGACGATTATTTGCCAAAGGGACGATTACGGGAGTCACTAGATGCTTTGAAGCGGGCTGATGAAATTATTATTACAAAAAGTAACTATGTTTCGGTAGAAGAAATTGCGAAAATTAAGGAAAGACTGGCAAAATATCAAAAATCGATTTCTGTTGCTACTTTTGAAGAAAGTTATTTTTACAAATTAAATTTTGAAAATGGTAAAAAGTTTGGTAAAATAAATAATGGAAACAAAATGGAAAATAAAAAATTTCCATTAGAAATTATTAAGAATAAAAATGTGCTAATTTTTTCTTCAATAGCAAATCCAGCTGTATTTTATCAGACAATAAAAAAACTAAATCCAAGTAATATTGATGAAATAAAATTTACAGATCATCACGTTTACACAAACGAAGAAATTTTGGAAATAAAAGAAAAAACCAAAAACTATGATTATGTTTTAACAACGGAAAAAGATATTGTGAAAATTGATGAAAATATAGAAAACTTAATAATTTTGAAAATGGAATTTAAAATTGTTGAAAAATAA
- the serS gene encoding serine--tRNA ligase — protein sequence MLEMRYIRENADKVREYLKNRNSDFDLDSLLKFDEDRRNLLQKVEMLKKERNESSALIGKYKQEGKDPAELLARMQTVSAKIKELDQKVAEIDEKQLELAYTIPNKLSDTTPVGKDEDDNVEVRKWGTPREFDFEIKSHDELGVELGILDFERGAKLGGSRFTVYKNAAARLERALISFMIDVHTRENGFEEIFTPQLVRREMMVGTGQLPKFADDAYKIEGDEMYLIPTAEVTLTNLHNSEILDEEELPKYYCGYTACFRKEAGSGGRDLKGLIRQHQFNKVEMVKIVKPETSYDELEKMVNCAEKILQKLELPYRVLALCSGDLGFSAAKTYDLEVWVPSQGKYREISSCSNTEDFQARRAMIKYREKETGKSHFVHTLNGSGLAVGRTLLAIMENYQQDDGTIKVPEVLVPYMGGMTVIK from the coding sequence ATGCTAGAGATGAGATATATAAGGGAAAATGCTGATAAAGTCAGAGAATATTTAAAAAATAGAAATAGTGACTTTGATTTAGATTCATTGCTGAAATTTGATGAAGACAGAAGAAATTTGCTTCAGAAAGTGGAAATGTTAAAGAAAGAAAGAAATGAATCAAGTGCATTGATAGGAAAATATAAACAGGAAGGAAAAGATCCTGCTGAACTACTTGCGAGAATGCAGACTGTCAGTGCAAAAATTAAGGAACTTGACCAAAAGGTGGCAGAAATTGATGAGAAACAGTTGGAACTTGCTTATACGATTCCAAACAAATTAAGCGATACAACTCCAGTTGGAAAAGATGAAGATGATAATGTAGAAGTTAGAAAATGGGGAACTCCAAGAGAGTTTGACTTTGAAATAAAATCACATGATGAACTAGGAGTAGAACTAGGGATTTTGGACTTTGAAAGAGGGGCAAAACTTGGCGGTTCAAGATTTACAGTTTATAAAAATGCAGCTGCAAGATTGGAAAGAGCATTGATTTCGTTTATGATTGATGTTCATACTAGAGAAAATGGGTTTGAGGAAATTTTTACGCCACAATTAGTTAGACGGGAAATGATGGTGGGAACAGGACAGCTTCCAAAATTTGCTGACGATGCCTATAAAATTGAAGGCGATGAAATGTACTTGATTCCAACGGCAGAAGTTACACTTACAAATTTACATAACAGCGAAATTCTGGATGAAGAGGAATTGCCTAAATATTACTGTGGATATACAGCTTGCTTCAGAAAGGAAGCTGGTTCTGGAGGGCGTGATTTGAAGGGTCTTATAAGACAGCATCAGTTTAATAAAGTGGAAATGGTAAAAATTGTAAAACCTGAAACTTCTTACGATGAACTTGAAAAAATGGTAAACTGTGCGGAGAAAATATTGCAAAAATTGGAATTGCCATATAGGGTACTGGCACTTTGCAGTGGAGATTTAGGATTTAGTGCGGCAAAAACTTATGATTTGGAAGTTTGGGTTCCAAGTCAAGGAAAATACAGAGAAATTTCTTCTTGCTCAAATACAGAAGACTTTCAAGCTAGACGTGCAATGATCAAATACAGGGAAAAGGAAACTGGAAAAAGCCATTTTGTGCATACTCTGAATGGATCAGGACTTGCTGTGGGGAGAACATTGCTTGCCATTATGGAAAATTATCAGCAAGATGATGGAACTATAAAAGTTCCAGAAGTACTAGTGCCTTATATGGGCGGAATGACAGTTATAAAGTAA
- a CDS encoding GH25 family lysozyme gives MEKFIKFLVIMIIGGGIVGFLELSGYLYHNDILAELAGYKVHGLDISHHQEKVNWTLVDKKYKFIILKATEGQNFLDTDFLYNWNNARLNGFVVGAYHFFVMTSSGEAQADFYISKVPDSEKTLPPIIDLEISTKKYKKPDVIEHLRVMVEKLEKHYKKRVIFYVNYNTYNAYIKGEFPENKIWITDYKYFPKIDEENRWIIWQVSRRGRIEGIPGFTDKNVLRKGMTVEELINQSKIN, from the coding sequence ATGGAAAAATTTATAAAATTTTTGGTAATTATGATAATTGGTGGAGGTATAGTGGGGTTTTTAGAACTTAGTGGTTATTTATATCATAATGATATTTTGGCGGAATTAGCTGGATATAAAGTTCATGGGCTGGATATTTCACATCATCAGGAAAAAGTGAATTGGACTCTTGTTGATAAAAAATATAAATTTATCATTTTAAAAGCGACAGAAGGACAGAATTTTCTTGATACGGATTTTTTATATAATTGGAATAACGCCAGGTTAAATGGATTTGTAGTTGGAGCATATCATTTTTTTGTAATGACTAGCAGTGGAGAAGCACAAGCGGATTTTTATATAAGTAAAGTGCCTGATTCTGAGAAAACATTACCTCCAATTATTGATCTTGAAATTTCTACGAAAAAATATAAAAAACCAGATGTAATTGAGCATTTGAGAGTTATGGTTGAAAAACTTGAAAAACATTATAAAAAAAGAGTAATTTTCTATGTGAATTATAACACTTATAATGCATACATAAAAGGTGAATTTCCTGAAAATAAAATTTGGATTACAGATTATAAATATTTTCCTAAAATAGACGAAGAGAATAGGTGGATAATTTGGCAAGTTTCAAGACGTGGCAGAATTGAAGGAATTCCAGGATTTACAGATAAAAATGTACTTAGAAAAGGAATGACAGTGGAAGAACTCATAAATCAAAGTAAAATAAATTAA